A single genomic interval of Chitinophaga sp. 180180018-3 harbors:
- the dcd gene encoding dCTP deaminase: MILSDKRILEEIEKGTILIEPYDRKYLGTNSYDVHLGKYLATYRDRVLDARQHNEIEHFEIPEEGYVLHPGTLYLGVTQEYTETHAHVPFLEGKSSTGRLGIDIHATAGKGDVGFCNTWTLEISCAQPVRIYAGMPIGQLIYFVVEGEVETLYNKKGNAKYNSRTVRPVESMMWRNDF, from the coding sequence ATGATTCTGTCAGACAAACGGATACTGGAGGAAATTGAAAAGGGCACTATCCTTATAGAGCCTTATGACCGGAAATACCTGGGTACCAACTCCTATGATGTTCACCTGGGGAAATACCTGGCCACCTACCGTGACCGTGTACTGGATGCCCGCCAACACAATGAAATCGAGCATTTTGAAATTCCGGAAGAAGGCTACGTGCTGCACCCTGGTACTCTTTACCTGGGTGTGACCCAGGAATACACGGAAACACATGCCCATGTGCCGTTCCTGGAAGGAAAATCCAGCACGGGCCGTCTGGGTATTGATATCCACGCCACAGCCGGCAAGGGAGATGTGGGTTTCTGCAATACCTGGACGCTGGAAATATCCTGCGCCCAACCCGTACGTATATACGCCGGCATGCCTATCGGGCAGCTGATCTATTTCGTAGTAGAAGGGGAAGTGGAAACATTATACAACAAGAAAGGAAATGCGAAATACAATAGCCGCACAGTAAGGCCGGTAGAGAGTATGATGTGGAGAAACGACTTTTAG
- a CDS encoding AAA family ATPase has protein sequence MWQISENKAWDYLEQQFNWVRVMKDVPQDPLHHAEGNVAVHTQMVLAALLQLPGYQQLPPVQQEVLWAAALLHDVEKYSTTETTPDGRITSAGHARKGEGTARRILYRDLAAPFSEREQVAKLVRYHGLPLWVFEKPDPRRAIITASLEVDTRLLALMARADALGRICADQADLLYRLDCFEELCKENDCWGQPYPFAGANARMHYLMKPGSSPDYVPYEQPETRVLMMSGLPGAGKDTWIQRNCREWPVVSLDQLRQKMKISPTDKSGNGQVIQAAKEQARVYLRSRQPFVWNATNITRQMREQLISLFLDYRAEVTIVYVEVSAARLLQQNNQRNAVVPLPALERLIAKLEVPSLTEAHHLTTIVAQ, from the coding sequence ATGTGGCAGATAAGTGAAAATAAAGCATGGGACTACCTGGAACAACAATTTAACTGGGTAAGGGTCATGAAAGATGTGCCCCAGGATCCACTGCACCATGCGGAAGGTAATGTGGCAGTTCATACGCAGATGGTGCTGGCAGCGCTGTTGCAGCTACCCGGTTACCAGCAGCTACCGCCGGTACAACAGGAAGTGCTGTGGGCGGCTGCTCTCCTGCATGATGTGGAAAAATACAGTACCACCGAAACTACACCCGATGGCCGTATTACTTCTGCCGGGCATGCCCGGAAAGGGGAAGGAACTGCCCGCCGCATCCTGTACCGTGATCTGGCTGCACCTTTCAGCGAGCGGGAACAGGTGGCGAAACTGGTCCGCTACCACGGCCTGCCCCTCTGGGTATTCGAAAAACCGGATCCCCGGAGGGCAATCATCACCGCCAGCCTCGAAGTAGATACCCGGCTGCTGGCCCTCATGGCCAGAGCCGACGCGCTGGGCCGCATTTGCGCCGATCAGGCGGACCTGCTCTACCGCCTCGATTGTTTCGAAGAACTGTGCAAAGAGAATGACTGCTGGGGACAACCTTACCCGTTCGCCGGTGCCAATGCCCGTATGCATTACCTGATGAAGCCTGGCAGCTCGCCGGATTATGTGCCGTACGAGCAGCCGGAAACCCGCGTGCTCATGATGAGCGGTTTACCCGGTGCCGGGAAAGACACCTGGATACAACGAAACTGCCGCGAATGGCCGGTGGTATCGCTGGACCAGCTGCGCCAGAAAATGAAGATCAGTCCAACCGACAAAAGCGGGAACGGACAAGTGATACAGGCTGCCAAAGAACAAGCCCGGGTATATCTGCGCAGCCGGCAACCCTTTGTCTGGAATGCCACCAATATTACCCGGCAGATGCGCGAACAGCTCATCAGCCTGTTCCTCGACTACCGGGCAGAAGTAACCATCGTGTACGTGGAAGTAAGCGCAGCCAGACTTCTGCAGCAAAACAACCAGCGCAACGCCGTTGTGCCGCTTCCCGCGCTGGAGCGCCTCATCGCCAAACTCGAAGTGCCATCCCTCACGGAGGCCCATCACCTGACGACGATAGTCGCCCAATAA
- a CDS encoding RNA ligase family protein has translation MAISRKYGRTWHYPFSPGTTSDDRISADYWQQLQQIPELIHTEKLDGENNCLSRYGVFARSHAAPTTSPWTESIRRYWQLIRNDLGDLEIFLENLYAVHSIEYRNLDHHFYVFGIRENDRWLSWEETRFYAAMLDLPVVPEICRITPPATRQEFEADTMALVTGRGTFEPYDVHTGAPTTIEGIVSRNAAFYAVSDFANNVFKYVRKGHVKTDQHWTRHWHRARLNNEGGNYVADK, from the coding sequence ATGGCAATTTCAAGGAAATATGGCCGTACCTGGCATTATCCGTTTTCTCCTGGTACTACCAGCGACGACAGGATCAGTGCTGATTACTGGCAACAGCTGCAACAGATACCGGAACTGATTCATACGGAAAAGCTGGACGGTGAAAATAATTGTCTCTCCCGGTATGGTGTATTTGCCCGCTCCCATGCAGCGCCAACTACTTCGCCGTGGACAGAGAGTATACGTCGTTACTGGCAATTGATCAGGAACGACCTGGGCGATCTGGAGATCTTCCTGGAAAACCTGTATGCAGTACATTCTATTGAATACAGGAATCTGGATCATCATTTTTATGTATTCGGCATTCGGGAAAATGATCGTTGGCTGAGCTGGGAAGAAACCCGCTTTTATGCTGCCATGCTCGATTTGCCGGTAGTTCCGGAAATTTGCCGTATAACGCCGCCGGCTACACGACAAGAGTTCGAAGCTGATACGATGGCACTCGTAACAGGCCGTGGTACTTTCGAGCCGTACGATGTACATACCGGTGCGCCCACCACTATAGAAGGGATTGTATCCCGCAACGCTGCATTTTATGCGGTCAGCGATTTTGCAAATAATGTATTTAAGTATGTCCGTAAAGGACATGTGAAAACTGATCAGCACTGGACCCGCCACTGGCACAGGGCCCGGCTGAATAATGAAGGAGGTAATTATGTGGCAGATAAGTGA
- a CDS encoding DUF885 domain-containing protein has protein sequence MRKFLLCATAVAALAACNNGNSGGKKNGTDSTLNLSFNHYEQQFIDALWKSNPDWATSVGYHKYDSVLIIPDAAESQARLAFAKQHLDSLKSFDLNALSDANKIDYQLIRNYLESMQWSINDQKANEWDPSSYNVSNTFAFILNENYAPLEERLHNFAARLRNIPAYYEAAKKQIKDPVPELTSLAIDQNNGGLSVFEKDFADSLKKTNIPAATQATMLAAAKDAAGAIRGYANWLKDLKPEHPRSFRLGKALYDKKFAFDIQSSYTASQIYDSAIARKAFIHGEMNRISRQLWPKYFGNTAIPADSLELIGRIIDTLSVKHVKPEEFQSTIEKQLPTLIAFIKEKDLLYIDSSKPLVVRKEPAYMAGVAGASVSAPGPYDKGGNTYYNVGSLEGWPKEKAESYLREYNHYILQILDIHEAIPGHYTQLVYSNQSPSLIKSLMGNGAMIEGWAVYTEQMMLENGYGNNEPEMWLMWYKWNLRAVCNTILDYSVHVKDMSKDDAIRLLTKEAFQQAAEAAGKWKRVSVTSVQLTSYFTGYKEIIDLRTAYKQQEGQHYSLKAFNEKFLSYGSSPVKYIREMMLSK, from the coding sequence ATGAGAAAATTCCTCCTTTGTGCCACCGCTGTAGCGGCGCTAGCAGCCTGTAACAACGGCAACAGTGGCGGTAAGAAAAACGGTACAGACAGTACGCTTAACCTATCATTCAATCACTACGAACAACAGTTCATTGATGCGCTCTGGAAGTCGAATCCCGACTGGGCCACGTCTGTAGGCTATCACAAGTATGATTCCGTGCTTATTATCCCCGATGCCGCCGAATCGCAGGCGCGACTGGCATTTGCCAAACAGCATCTGGATTCGCTGAAATCCTTTGATCTGAACGCATTGAGTGATGCCAACAAAATCGACTATCAGCTGATCCGGAATTACCTGGAGTCAATGCAGTGGAGTATCAATGATCAGAAAGCCAATGAGTGGGATCCATCTTCCTACAACGTCAGCAACACATTTGCTTTCATACTGAATGAAAATTATGCGCCACTGGAAGAACGCCTGCATAACTTTGCTGCCCGGCTGCGCAACATTCCCGCATATTATGAAGCAGCAAAAAAACAGATCAAAGATCCGGTACCGGAACTGACTTCCCTGGCGATAGACCAGAATAACGGTGGCCTTTCCGTATTTGAAAAAGATTTCGCTGATTCCCTGAAGAAAACGAATATCCCTGCTGCCACACAGGCAACCATGTTAGCGGCTGCAAAAGATGCAGCAGGCGCCATCAGAGGATATGCCAACTGGCTGAAAGACCTGAAGCCGGAACATCCGCGGAGTTTTCGTTTAGGCAAGGCGTTATACGATAAAAAGTTTGCCTTCGACATTCAATCTTCTTACACTGCTTCACAGATATATGATTCAGCTATTGCACGCAAGGCTTTTATACATGGCGAAATGAACCGGATCAGCCGGCAGCTCTGGCCCAAATACTTCGGTAATACAGCCATACCAGCCGATTCGCTGGAATTGATCGGCAGAATAATTGATACCCTTTCCGTGAAACATGTGAAACCTGAAGAATTCCAGAGCACTATTGAAAAGCAGCTGCCAACGCTGATCGCATTTATCAAAGAAAAAGATCTGCTATACATAGATTCCTCGAAACCATTGGTGGTGCGTAAAGAGCCAGCCTATATGGCGGGTGTGGCAGGTGCTTCTGTGAGTGCTCCTGGTCCGTACGACAAAGGCGGTAATACTTACTACAACGTAGGCAGCCTGGAAGGCTGGCCAAAAGAAAAAGCAGAAAGTTATCTGCGCGAATACAATCATTATATCCTGCAGATCCTCGATATACATGAGGCGATCCCGGGACATTATACCCAGCTGGTATATTCCAATCAATCTCCCAGTCTTATTAAGTCTCTCATGGGCAACGGCGCTATGATAGAAGGCTGGGCAGTGTATACCGAGCAGATGATGCTGGAAAATGGTTATGGCAATAATGAACCTGAAATGTGGCTGATGTGGTATAAATGGAACCTGCGCGCAGTATGCAATACCATCCTCGATTACAGCGTGCATGTGAAAGACATGAGTAAGGATGATGCCATCCGGTTGCTGACGAAAGAAGCTTTCCAGCAGGCTGCAGAAGCAGCCGGAAAATGGAAGCGTGTGAGCGTTACCAGCGTGCAACTGACCAGTTATTTCACCGGTTACAAGGAAATCATCGATCTGCGTACGGCGTATAAACAACAGGAAGGACAACATTACAGCCTCAAGGCATTTAATGAGAAGTTCCTGAGCTATGGCAGCTCGCCGGTAAAATATATCAGAGAAATGATGCTGTCGAAATAA
- a CDS encoding DUF1080 domain-containing protein, translating to MKKAFTALLLLAGLHSAAQKEIAPNKWLKLFNGKDLKNWDIKITGYDLNDNFGNTFRVDSGMLKVNYDHYDQFNERYGHIFYRKNFSAYLVVVEYKFTGNQVKGGPGWAYRNSGVMLHGQSAASMTKNQDFPISLEEQLLGGNGKDPRSNANLCTPGTNVVMNGKLIKDHCISSTSKTYHGDQWVHVEALVLRDSVIKHIVDQDTVIVYNKPQIGGGNVSHPDPALLQEGRLLTEGTISLQSESHPVAFRKVELFDLSPYINDPVKLNKVIQMLQHRKKK from the coding sequence ATGAAAAAAGCATTCACCGCGTTACTACTCCTGGCTGGCCTGCACAGCGCTGCCCAAAAAGAGATCGCTCCGAATAAATGGCTAAAACTCTTTAATGGTAAGGATCTCAAAAACTGGGATATCAAAATAACCGGTTACGACCTCAATGATAATTTTGGCAATACCTTCCGGGTAGATAGCGGAATGCTGAAAGTAAATTACGATCACTACGATCAGTTCAATGAACGTTATGGACATATTTTCTACAGAAAAAATTTCTCTGCATATCTTGTAGTAGTAGAATACAAGTTCACCGGCAATCAGGTGAAAGGCGGACCAGGCTGGGCTTATCGTAACAGCGGCGTAATGCTCCACGGCCAATCCGCTGCCAGCATGACTAAAAACCAGGATTTCCCCATCTCCCTCGAAGAACAGCTGCTGGGCGGCAACGGAAAAGACCCGCGATCTAACGCCAATCTTTGTACCCCGGGCACGAACGTGGTGATGAACGGCAAACTGATCAAAGACCACTGCATCAGTTCTACTTCCAAAACTTATCATGGCGATCAGTGGGTACATGTGGAAGCCCTCGTATTAAGGGATTCTGTGATCAAACACATCGTAGACCAGGACACTGTTATCGTTTACAATAAACCGCAGATAGGCGGTGGTAATGTTTCGCATCCCGACCCCGCACTGCTTCAGGAAGGCAGGCTGCTCACAGAAGGAACTATTTCACTGCAGAGCGAAAGCCATCCGGTAGCTTTCAGAAAAGTAGAATTATTTGACCTCTCACCTTACATCAATGATCCGGTTAAACTGAACAAGGTCATCCAGATGTTACAGCACAGAAAGAAGAAATAA
- a CDS encoding SRPBCC family protein — translation MNTLTQDLHMNTLAQDQKNGHHPAAPTAGAIYDSSNILNVTPEGRIVSIFTGAFLVGSAISNVDKRPVQSLLKLLGAGYLLYRGISGNDLINALLGRRKADKHASSINIRSAVLIDNPKEEVYYFWRQLSNLPVFMKHLQSVEEKDPFHSHWKVKGPGGIGTLEWDAEIVKEVPGEIIGWRSLPGSSIATAGRVTFRETSNGNTEIDVMITYRPPAGYVGSGLAWLLNPAFENMIVKDIRRFKLYMETGELK, via the coding sequence ATGAATACCTTAACACAAGATTTACACATGAATACCCTCGCACAGGACCAAAAAAACGGGCATCATCCGGCGGCTCCTACTGCCGGAGCAATATATGATAGTTCCAACATACTCAATGTAACACCGGAAGGCCGTATTGTATCCATTTTCACAGGAGCCTTTCTGGTAGGCAGTGCTATCAGCAATGTAGATAAAAGACCTGTTCAAAGCCTTTTAAAGCTCCTGGGCGCTGGTTATTTGCTGTACCGGGGTATTAGCGGCAACGATCTTATCAATGCGTTGCTGGGCAGGAGAAAAGCCGACAAACATGCCAGCTCTATCAATATCCGGAGCGCTGTATTGATTGACAATCCTAAAGAGGAAGTATACTACTTCTGGCGCCAACTGAGCAATTTACCTGTGTTCATGAAACATTTGCAATCTGTCGAGGAAAAAGATCCGTTCCATTCCCACTGGAAAGTAAAAGGTCCGGGCGGTATCGGAACGCTGGAATGGGATGCAGAAATTGTAAAGGAAGTGCCTGGTGAAATCATAGGCTGGCGCTCGTTACCCGGCTCATCTATTGCCACTGCCGGCAGAGTTACCTTCCGCGAAACCTCCAATGGAAATACTGAAATTGACGTGATGATCACTTACCGTCCGCCTGCCGGATATGTAGGCTCAGGGCTGGCCTGGTTGTTAAATCCTGCGTTTGAAAATATGATTGTGAAGGATATCAGGCGGTTCAAGCTTTATATGGAGACGGGGGAATTGAAGTAG
- a CDS encoding YtxH domain-containing protein, producing the protein MSTMKFLAGAIAGITAGFVVGLLTAPDSGDKTRKKIKSTADDWRHKINGLLNRGEEDLSDLKEVFEHEIDGLKDDMRERVLRLINKSQHTYNRFRKEALS; encoded by the coding sequence ATGTCTACAATGAAATTTTTAGCAGGTGCTATAGCCGGAATAACTGCCGGGTTTGTAGTCGGATTGTTAACCGCTCCGGATAGTGGCGACAAAACCCGCAAAAAAATTAAATCTACTGCTGACGACTGGCGTCATAAGATCAATGGCTTATTGAACAGGGGAGAAGAAGACCTGTCGGATTTAAAAGAAGTATTTGAGCACGAGATAGATGGTTTAAAAGATGACATGCGCGAACGGGTACTGAGACTGATTAACAAGAGTCAGCATACTTACAACCGGTTCAGGAAAGAAGCGCTTTCTTAA
- a CDS encoding TlpA disulfide reductase family protein: MKKLWLFMAGVGLAACNNSPKNLADGVWQAKLHRKDGADIVFNFQAKDSAGKKVWYILNATDKLLVDDVKQHNDSVFIKMPFFDSEFKAKLTSDSALEGQWIRHLADKDVSIPFTAIAGRPDRFEGKTPATADVSGRWATTFVSAKDKDKAPSTAIGEFKQAGNLVRGTFLTTTGDYRFLEGVVEGDTLKLSTFDGSHAYLFTARIGKDSITGGRFYAGIGDGLENWTAVRNDTAKLQDERTIATMKPGQQQLDFSFPDMNGQKVSIKDERFRNKVVIITLMGSWCPNCMDEAGFLTNWYKKVKDRGVEVLGLAYERTPDFEKSKKSLEGFLKRFDIQYPVLITGVTPADPQKGEKTLPQLTGIKGFPTTIFINKKGNVQEVHTGFSGPGTGEHYEQFQANFNRLVAQMLDEK; the protein is encoded by the coding sequence ATGAAGAAATTATGGCTCTTTATGGCGGGCGTCGGTCTGGCTGCCTGCAACAATTCCCCTAAGAACCTTGCTGATGGCGTGTGGCAGGCGAAGCTGCATCGTAAAGATGGTGCTGATATCGTTTTTAATTTCCAGGCGAAAGATAGCGCCGGCAAAAAAGTATGGTACATACTCAATGCTACTGATAAGCTGTTGGTGGATGATGTGAAACAACACAACGACTCTGTATTTATCAAAATGCCTTTCTTCGATTCTGAATTCAAGGCGAAACTGACGTCCGACAGCGCTCTGGAAGGGCAATGGATCCGCCACCTGGCCGATAAAGATGTAAGTATACCCTTCACTGCCATCGCGGGCCGCCCCGATCGGTTTGAAGGGAAAACTCCCGCTACTGCTGATGTATCAGGCCGTTGGGCTACTACCTTTGTGTCTGCAAAAGATAAAGACAAAGCACCTTCTACTGCTATCGGTGAATTCAAACAAGCCGGTAACCTCGTACGCGGTACCTTCCTCACTACCACCGGCGATTACCGGTTCCTGGAAGGTGTAGTAGAAGGAGATACGCTGAAGCTGTCTACTTTCGACGGCTCCCACGCATACCTGTTCACCGCCCGGATAGGAAAAGACAGTATCACCGGTGGCCGCTTCTATGCAGGCATCGGCGACGGATTGGAAAACTGGACCGCAGTAAGGAACGACACCGCTAAACTCCAGGACGAAAGAACCATTGCCACCATGAAACCAGGTCAGCAGCAACTGGATTTCTCATTTCCGGATATGAACGGACAAAAAGTAAGTATCAAAGATGAGCGCTTCCGTAACAAAGTGGTGATCATTACACTCATGGGCTCCTGGTGTCCCAATTGTATGGATGAGGCCGGCTTCCTGACTAACTGGTACAAAAAGGTGAAAGATCGCGGCGTGGAAGTACTCGGTCTGGCTTACGAACGTACACCCGACTTCGAAAAATCAAAGAAAAGCCTCGAAGGCTTCCTCAAACGCTTCGATATTCAATATCCTGTGCTCATCACCGGCGTAACACCCGCTGATCCTCAGAAGGGCGAAAAAACCCTGCCACAGCTCACCGGCATAAAAGGCTTCCCGACTACCATCTTCATTAATAAAAAAGGTAATGTTCAGGAAGTACACACAGGTTTCTCCGGCCCGGGCACCGGCGAACACTACGAGCAGTTTCAGGCCAATTTCAACCGCCTGGTTGCTCAAATGCTCGATGAAAAGTAA
- a CDS encoding YggS family pyridoxal phosphate-dependent enzyme, whose product MSINLPTYHNILARLQPYNAKLVAVSKTKPVADIEAFYAAGQRIFGENYVQELTEKQAVLPADIEWHFIGHLQSNKVKYIAPFVHTIHAVDSLKLLQEIAKQAAKHQRVINCLLQVHIAAEETKFGMDETELQQLLQNWQASQTIFSQVRIAGMMGMATNTDNETQIRKEFHQLHQLFGSVKQHYFNNESSFKELSIGMSADYPIALEEGSTMVRIGSLLFGERNYSKM is encoded by the coding sequence ATGTCAATCAACCTCCCAACTTATCACAACATACTTGCCCGGCTGCAGCCTTATAACGCTAAACTGGTGGCGGTTTCCAAAACCAAACCGGTAGCGGATATTGAGGCGTTCTATGCAGCAGGACAAAGGATCTTTGGCGAAAACTATGTCCAGGAACTGACTGAAAAACAGGCCGTACTGCCAGCAGATATTGAATGGCATTTTATTGGCCATCTGCAATCCAATAAAGTAAAATATATAGCACCTTTTGTACATACCATCCATGCGGTGGATAGCCTGAAGCTGCTCCAGGAGATTGCGAAACAGGCCGCCAAACATCAACGGGTGATCAATTGCCTGCTGCAGGTGCATATTGCCGCAGAAGAAACCAAGTTTGGGATGGATGAAACAGAATTGCAGCAATTGTTGCAAAACTGGCAGGCCAGTCAAACCATATTTTCACAGGTACGCATCGCCGGTATGATGGGGATGGCTACTAATACTGATAATGAAACCCAGATCCGGAAAGAGTTCCACCAGCTCCACCAGTTATTCGGGTCCGTTAAACAACACTATTTTAACAACGAATCCAGTTTTAAAGAATTATCCATCGGAATGAGCGCCGATTATCCCATTGCTCTCGAAGAAGGGAGCACTATGGTCCGCATCGGTAGCCTTCTATTTGGTGAAAGGAACTATTCAAAAATGTAA
- a CDS encoding acyl-CoA dehydrogenase, with protein sequence MDFQFTEEHLMIQKAARDFAVNELLPGVIERDEHQKFPAEQVKKLGELGFLGMMVNPKYGGAGLDTISYVLAMEEISKIDASASVVMSVNNSLVCWGLETFGSEEQKQKYLVPLATGQIIGAFMLSEPEAGSDATSQRTTAEDKGDYYLLNGTKNWITNGNSASVYLVMAQTHPEKGSKGINVLIVEKDMPGVTIGAKENKLGIRGSDTHSVMFQDVKVPKANRIGEDGFGFKFAMKTLAGGRIGIASQALGIASGAYELALKYSKERKAFGKEISQHQAIQFKLADMATRIEASRLLCLKAAWEKDQHLDYTLSGSMAKVFSSETAMWVTTEAVQVHGGYGYVKEYHVERLMRDAKITQIYEGTSEVQRIVISRSILG encoded by the coding sequence ATGGATTTTCAATTTACGGAAGAACATCTGATGATACAGAAGGCTGCGCGCGACTTTGCAGTGAATGAACTGTTGCCGGGTGTGATTGAAAGAGATGAGCATCAGAAGTTCCCGGCAGAACAGGTCAAGAAACTGGGCGAACTGGGCTTTCTGGGCATGATGGTGAACCCGAAATATGGCGGCGCCGGATTGGATACGATCTCTTATGTATTGGCAATGGAGGAAATATCTAAGATAGACGCTTCCGCATCTGTGGTAATGAGTGTAAATAATTCACTGGTTTGCTGGGGACTGGAAACCTTTGGGTCAGAAGAACAAAAGCAGAAATACCTGGTACCATTGGCCACTGGCCAGATCATCGGTGCATTTATGCTGAGTGAGCCTGAAGCTGGTTCTGATGCCACTTCCCAGCGTACTACTGCTGAAGATAAGGGAGATTATTACCTGTTGAATGGTACCAAAAACTGGATCACCAACGGTAATTCTGCCAGTGTGTACCTCGTGATGGCGCAAACACACCCCGAAAAAGGGAGCAAAGGTATCAATGTGCTCATTGTAGAAAAAGATATGCCTGGCGTAACCATCGGCGCCAAAGAGAACAAACTTGGTATTCGTGGCAGCGATACCCACAGCGTGATGTTCCAGGATGTAAAGGTGCCTAAAGCCAATAGGATAGGGGAAGACGGTTTCGGGTTTAAATTCGCCATGAAAACGTTGGCCGGTGGCCGTATCGGGATCGCTTCCCAGGCACTCGGCATCGCCAGCGGCGCCTACGAGCTGGCGCTTAAATACTCCAAAGAAAGAAAAGCATTCGGTAAAGAGATCTCCCAGCATCAGGCCATCCAGTTCAAACTCGCCGATATGGCTACACGTATCGAAGCTTCCCGCCTGCTTTGCCTGAAAGCTGCCTGGGAAAAAGATCAACATCTCGATTATACCCTCAGCGGATCTATGGCAAAAGTTTTTTCCTCTGAAACAGCCATGTGGGTTACCACTGAAGCGGTACAGGTGCACGGCGGCTACGGCTACGTAAAAGAATATCATGTGGAACGCCTCATGCGCGATGCTAAAATTACCCAGATATATGAAGGTACTTCAGAAGTACAGCGGATTGTGATCAGCAGAAGCATACTTGGATAG
- a CDS encoding arginase, with the protein MKNIKIIEVKSEIGAGTRGASLGVDAIKIAALDFMSNFFVHFPTESIETENKLLFEPIESPYAKRIKGTMAMYERISKSVSETVKANWFPVVLSGDHSTAGATIAGLKMAHPKSKLGVIWIDAHADLHTPYTTPSGNMHGMPLATAIAEDNMDCKVHDIDENTTKAWNALKHIGKIAPKVLPEDIVFISLRDFEKEEEHLIKQYGMKVITTGEVRRKGPENISRSVFRYLSDCEYIYISFDVDSLDASISKGTGTPVSNGLREREAEDLIAKFMQHRKICCFEITEVNPTLDRENLMAEIAFNILQRSVNVLMMN; encoded by the coding sequence ATGAAGAATATTAAAATAATAGAAGTTAAATCAGAAATCGGAGCGGGAACCAGGGGTGCGAGTTTAGGAGTAGATGCCATTAAGATAGCCGCACTGGATTTCATGAGCAACTTTTTTGTGCACTTCCCCACCGAATCAATCGAAACGGAAAACAAACTCCTGTTTGAACCTATTGAATCGCCCTACGCCAAACGAATCAAAGGCACGATGGCTATGTATGAGCGTATCAGCAAAAGCGTCAGTGAAACCGTTAAGGCGAATTGGTTTCCGGTAGTATTATCCGGCGATCACAGTACGGCCGGCGCCACTATTGCCGGATTAAAGATGGCCCATCCCAAATCCAAGCTGGGGGTCATATGGATCGATGCACATGCCGACCTCCACACGCCTTATACCACGCCATCCGGCAACATGCATGGGATGCCTTTAGCGACGGCCATTGCGGAAGACAATATGGATTGCAAGGTACACGACATCGATGAAAACACGACCAAAGCCTGGAATGCGCTGAAGCATATTGGCAAAATAGCGCCGAAGGTGCTGCCGGAAGATATTGTATTCATATCGCTGCGCGACTTTGAAAAAGAAGAAGAGCACCTGATCAAACAATACGGCATGAAGGTGATCACTACCGGCGAAGTTCGCCGTAAAGGCCCCGAAAACATCTCCAGATCTGTATTCCGCTATTTGAGCGACTGCGAGTATATTTATATCTCATTTGATGTTGACAGTTTGGATGCTTCTATTTCCAAAGGCACCGGAACGCCTGTGAGCAACGGTTTACGGGAACGTGAAGCGGAAGATCTGATCGCTAAATTCATGCAGCACCGTAAGATCTGCTGCTTTGAGATTACAGAAGTAAACCCTACTCTCGACAGGGAAAACCTGATGGCGGAAATAGCGTTTAATATACTTCAGCGCAGTGTGAATGTGTTGATGATGAACTAG